From Aedes albopictus strain Foshan chromosome 1, AalbF5, whole genome shotgun sequence, one genomic window encodes:
- the LOC109412850 gene encoding uncharacterized protein LOC109412850, translating to MATVKVAAASSVIQFFTRSTRKHSDSRARYKAQQLKQSTAIFLDATIRSTNIQGQKSLKILRHIIKHTEREILQYIPEKQMILECSLVLVQAYVAHLKLSRNFFDRFRRQPFASAKKCFQSLIYLLIPEMQEMVIDTILNFLQRENLWKVEFICVEILTMVLECKSPASLLLYKIVNYVETLLARNDVLQARHTVVVLQNIIQPQYWDEIKHSDMSKLLRFYHSSAIIGESKNQIYELRRGFEICLRNLIRVIKTDQLINLLITMLPLTFDTILSDEAMLEFGTTVEFAASTLALSENPSPEEILIQEYLLAYIQSNTASKSILASRIFAKILDRGCNFLQFNTPKIFHEGTYYDIDINRYNPAQRQMFETHRREFENALSNAIEYHSQRRTNLEVFYNVICMILVEIPCGYTACAVVCLLLGIQRRLLDTSNGNNSHYNQQQMNCIHATCISIMTLINWIHRGSSLTDYVNTVLNRRFDHAPQLNPPLKEIYEYAQHHVTWNETTLFFDALELRYGLWKCFRINETKIPAPQMVYSRLGGAPGSGRKSKGRRRNTGFYRIGL from the exons ATGGCGACGGTCAAGGTGGCAGCGGCTTCTTCGGTCATACAATTCTTTACCAGATCAACCAGAAAGCATTCCGATTCTCGGGCACGTTACAAGGCGCAACAGCTGAAGCAAAGTACGGCCATCTTTCTGGATGCGACCATTCGATCAACGAACATTCAGGGACAAAAATCTTTGAAG ATTCTCCGTCACATCATCAAGCACACGGAACGCGAAATTCTGCAATACATTCCCGAGAAACAAATGATCCTAGAATGTTCCCTGGTATTGGTCCAGGCCTACGTAGCCCATCTGAAGTTATCCCGCAACTTCTTCGACCGATTCCGCAGGCAACCGTTCGCCAGCGCGAAGAAATGTTTCCAATCGCTGATCTATCTTCTGATTCCGGAAATGCAGGAGATGGTTATCGACACCATTCTCAACTTCCTGCAACGTGAGAACCTCTGGAAGGTGGAGTTCATTTGCGTTGAAATACTAACAATGGTTCTGGAATGCAAAAGTCCTGCCTCGCTGCTGCTCTACAAGATCGTCAACTACGTCGAGACATTACTGGCAAGAAACGATGTCTTGCAAGCTCGTCACACAGTAGTGGTTCTGCAGAATATCATCCAGCCTCAGTACTGGGACGAAATCAAGCATTCCGATATGTCGAAACTGTTGCGCTTCTACCACAGCAGCGCCATCATCGGAGAATCCAAGAACCAAATCTACGAGCTGCGGCGTGGCTTCGAAATATGTCTACGCAATCTGATCAGGGTCATAAAAACTGACCAGCTGATCAACTTGCTGATCACCATGCTTCCGCTCACGTTCGACACAATTCTTTCGGACGAAGCCATGCTGGAATTCGGAACCACCGTTGAATTCGCTGCATCGACTCTGGCACTGTCGGAAAACCCTTCTCCGGAAGAAATCCTCATTCAAGAATATCTCTTGGCTTACATCCAGTCGAACACCGCTTCTAAAAGCATCCTAGCCAGTCGAATCTTTGCGAAAATTCTCGATCGAGGTTGCAACTTCCTGCAGTTCAACACCCCGAAGATATTCCACGAGGGTACCTACTACGACATAGACATCAACCGGTACAATCCAGCTCAACGGCAGATGTTCGAAACGCACCGCCGAGAGTTCGAGAACGCCCTGAGCAATGCCATAGAATACCACAGTCAACGGCGTACCAATCTGGAAGTCTTCTACAACGTCATCTGCATGATCTTGGTGGAGATCCCCTGTGGATACACGGCTTGCGCCGTAGTCTGCCTGCTACTGGGCATCCAACGGCGTCTACTGGACACCTCGAACGGAAACAACTCCCATTACAACCAACAGCAGATGAACTGTATCCACGCTACCTGTATCAGTATCATGACTCTGATCAACTGGATTCACCGGGGATCGTCCTTAACGGACTACGTGAACACGGTGCTCAATCGACGATTCGACCATGCCCCTCAGTTGAACCCGCCACTGAAGGAGATCTACGAGTACGCCCAGCATCACGTCACCTGGAACGAGACTACGCTGTTCTTCGACGCCCTGGAGTTGCGCTACGGACTGTGGAAGTGTTTCCGGATCAACGAAACAAAGATTCCGGCACCGCAGATGGTGTATTCTCGGTTGGGCGGAGCGCCCGGGAGTGGTCGCAAGAGCAAGGGTCGCCGGCGGAACACCGGATTCTACAGGATTGGACTGTGA